The following proteins are co-located in the Manihot esculenta cultivar AM560-2 chromosome 9, M.esculenta_v8, whole genome shotgun sequence genome:
- the LOC110607243 gene encoding putative pentatricopeptide repeat-containing protein At1g12700, mitochondrial isoform X2, translating to MMMMMKMPWRRKSRSFHLQLQGAIGTIQSPFLFLFTNYCHSSTSTLEDARFLTNNFKSASFTHLDDAIASFNHVIHMNPLPSRAQFSRFLSALVKMKQYHTVFSMSKTIELVGISHDVYSINILINCFCRLHLVDFGFSVFGKMFKFGLEPTTVTFTTLINGLCMESKIDKAVEFFDDMVARGYQPDVRTYSTIINGMCKFGKTNVAIGLLKGMADRGCEPNVVTYNAIIDALCKDELVGEALELFSQMRNKGISPDVITYTGLIHGVCKLGQKNQALALMNEMVEQNISPDVYTFNVLIDALCKDGMVSEAQNTFNVMIQRGVEPNVVTYNSLIDGLCISDQFKEALALLKEMVGRNISPSVFTFNILIDTLCKKGLVSNAQKIIKIMIQRGVEPDVVTYNSLMDGYCLCKQIDKARKVFDLMVTNEIADILGYNILINGYCKCKMIDDAEELFDEMSHKGLVPNVVTYHTLIKGMFQAGRPQNAKELFKDMCSHGQQPDIVTFSIMIDGLCRQGNLDEALTLLKAMEKSQLKPNVVIYSSLINGTCKDMTTTSPF from the exons atgatgatgatgatgaagatgccttggaggaggaagagcaggagcttccatcttcagctacaaggggcaattggtaccattcaatctccattcctattcttatttaccaattattgccattcttctacttccacacttgaagatgcacgcttcttgacaaataacttcaaatctgcTTCTTTTACCCACCTTGATGATGCCATTGCTTCCTTCAATCATGTAATTCATATGAATCCTCTTCCTTCTAGGGCTCAATTTAGTAGATTCTTATCTGCCCTTGTGAAAATGAAACAATATCACACTGTCTTTTCCATGTCCAAAACAATTGAATTGGTAGGAATCTCTCACGATGTTTATTCTATTAAcatcttaattaattgcttCTGCCGTTTACATCTTGTGGATTTTGGCTTCTCTGTTTTCGGGAAGATGTTCAAATTCGGATTGGAGCCTACCACTGTGACATTTACTACcttaattaatgggctttgTATGGAGAGTAAAATCGATAAAGCAGTGGAATTTTTTGATGATATGGTTGCACGTGGTTATCAACCTGATGTTCGTACTTACAGTACGATAATAAACGGAATGTGTAAATTTGGGAAAACAAATGTGGCTATTGGGCTACTAAAGGGAATGGCTGATAGAGGTTGTGAGCCAAATGTTGTGACATACAATGCAATCATTGACGCACTTTGCAAGGATGAGCTAGTTGGTGAGGCTTTAGAGCTCTTCTCTCAAATGAGGAATAAGGGCATTTCACCTGATGTCATCACTTACACTGGTTTAATTCACGGTGTTTGCAAATTAGGCCAAAAGAACCAAGCTTTGGCCTTGATGAATGAAATGGTGGAGCAGAACATATCACCTGATGTTTATACCTTCAATGTATTGATTGACGCTCTTTGTAAGGATGGAATGGTTTCAGAGGCTCAAAATACATTCAAtgtaatgattcaaagaggtgtagAGCCTAATGTGGTCACCTACAATTCCTTAATTGATGGTCTTTGCATTTCAGACCAATTCAAGGAAGCTTTGGCCTTGTTGAAAGAAATGGTGGGGAGGAACATATCCCCTAGTGTTTTTACCTTCAATATATTGATCGACACTCTTTGTAAGAAAGGACTGGTTTCAAATGCACAGAAAATAATCAAgataatgattcaaagaggtgtggAACCTGATGTTGTCACTTATAATTCATTGATGGATGGATATTGTCTGTGCAAGCAAATTGATAAGGCTAGAAAGGTATTTGATCTGATGGTGACCAATGAAATAGCTGACATTTTAGGCTACAACATTTTGATCAATGGATATTGTAAGTGCAAAATGATAGATGATGCAGAGGAACTTTTTGATGAAATGTCTCATAAAGGTTTAGTTCCTAATGTTGTTACTTATCATACTCTTATAAAGGGTATGTTTCAAGCAGGGAGGCCCCAAAATGCAAAAGAGCTTTTTAAGGATATGTGCTCTCATGGTCAACAGCCAGATATAGTAACCTTCTCAATTATGATTGATGGCTTGTGTAGACAGGGGAATCTCGATGAGGCACTcacactattgaaagcaatggaGAAAAGTCAGTTGAAGCCTAATGTTGTGATCTATAGCAGTCTGATCAATG GTACTTGCAAGGATATGACTACAACTTCACCTTTCTAA
- the LOC110607243 gene encoding pentatricopeptide repeat-containing protein At1g63330-like isoform X1: MMMMMKMPWRRKSRSFHLQLQGAIGTIQSPFLFLFTNYCHSSTSTLEDARFLTNNFKSASFTHLDDAIASFNHVIHMNPLPSRAQFSRFLSALVKMKQYHTVFSMSKTIELVGISHDVYSINILINCFCRLHLVDFGFSVFGKMFKFGLEPTTVTFTTLINGLCMESKIDKAVEFFDDMVARGYQPDVRTYSTIINGMCKFGKTNVAIGLLKGMADRGCEPNVVTYNAIIDALCKDELVGEALELFSQMRNKGISPDVITYTGLIHGVCKLGQKNQALALMNEMVEQNISPDVYTFNVLIDALCKDGMVSEAQNTFNVMIQRGVEPNVVTYNSLIDGLCISDQFKEALALLKEMVGRNISPSVFTFNILIDTLCKKGLVSNAQKIIKIMIQRGVEPDVVTYNSLMDGYCLCKQIDKARKVFDLMVTNEIADILGYNILINGYCKCKMIDDAEELFDEMSHKGLVPNVVTYHTLIKGMFQAGRPQNAKELFKDMCSHGQQPDIVTFSIMIDGLCRQGNLDEALTLLKAMEKSQLKPNVVIYSSLINGMCKVGKINDAKELFSSLFEIGLQPDVYVYNAIMKGLCQQGLMDEAYKVFKDMEKVGCLPDNCCYNIIIQGFLKHEDLPKASELINEMVDKGFSADDATTELVVYLSRNNNLILRLLKVRNEGSAN, encoded by the coding sequence atgatgatgatgatgaagatgccttggaggaggaagagcaggagcttccatcttcagctacaaggggcaattggtaccattcaatctccattcctattcttatttaccaattattgccattcttctacttccacacttgaagatgcacgcttcttgacaaataacttcaaatctgcTTCTTTTACCCACCTTGATGATGCCATTGCTTCCTTCAATCATGTAATTCATATGAATCCTCTTCCTTCTAGGGCTCAATTTAGTAGATTCTTATCTGCCCTTGTGAAAATGAAACAATATCACACTGTCTTTTCCATGTCCAAAACAATTGAATTGGTAGGAATCTCTCACGATGTTTATTCTATTAAcatcttaattaattgcttCTGCCGTTTACATCTTGTGGATTTTGGCTTCTCTGTTTTCGGGAAGATGTTCAAATTCGGATTGGAGCCTACCACTGTGACATTTACTACcttaattaatgggctttgTATGGAGAGTAAAATCGATAAAGCAGTGGAATTTTTTGATGATATGGTTGCACGTGGTTATCAACCTGATGTTCGTACTTACAGTACGATAATAAACGGAATGTGTAAATTTGGGAAAACAAATGTGGCTATTGGGCTACTAAAGGGAATGGCTGATAGAGGTTGTGAGCCAAATGTTGTGACATACAATGCAATCATTGACGCACTTTGCAAGGATGAGCTAGTTGGTGAGGCTTTAGAGCTCTTCTCTCAAATGAGGAATAAGGGCATTTCACCTGATGTCATCACTTACACTGGTTTAATTCACGGTGTTTGCAAATTAGGCCAAAAGAACCAAGCTTTGGCCTTGATGAATGAAATGGTGGAGCAGAACATATCACCTGATGTTTATACCTTCAATGTATTGATTGACGCTCTTTGTAAGGATGGAATGGTTTCAGAGGCTCAAAATACATTCAAtgtaatgattcaaagaggtgtagAGCCTAATGTGGTCACCTACAATTCCTTAATTGATGGTCTTTGCATTTCAGACCAATTCAAGGAAGCTTTGGCCTTGTTGAAAGAAATGGTGGGGAGGAACATATCCCCTAGTGTTTTTACCTTCAATATATTGATCGACACTCTTTGTAAGAAAGGACTGGTTTCAAATGCACAGAAAATAATCAAgataatgattcaaagaggtgtggAACCTGATGTTGTCACTTATAATTCATTGATGGATGGATATTGTCTGTGCAAGCAAATTGATAAGGCTAGAAAGGTATTTGATCTGATGGTGACCAATGAAATAGCTGACATTTTAGGCTACAACATTTTGATCAATGGATATTGTAAGTGCAAAATGATAGATGATGCAGAGGAACTTTTTGATGAAATGTCTCATAAAGGTTTAGTTCCTAATGTTGTTACTTATCATACTCTTATAAAGGGTATGTTTCAAGCAGGGAGGCCCCAAAATGCAAAAGAGCTTTTTAAGGATATGTGCTCTCATGGTCAACAGCCAGATATAGTAACCTTCTCAATTATGATTGATGGCTTGTGTAGACAGGGGAATCTCGATGAGGCACTcacactattgaaagcaatggaGAAAAGTCAGTTGAAGCCTAATGTTGTGATCTATAGCAGTCTGATCAATGGTATGTGCAAAGTTGGGAAGATTAATGATGCCAAGGAACTTTTTTCTAGTCTTTTTGAAATTGGTTTACAAcctgatgtttatgtatataaCGCAATTATGAAAGGACTCTGCCAACAAGGATTAATGGATGAAGCGTATAAGGTATTTAAAGACATGGAAAAGGTAGGATGTTTACCAGATAATTGTTGTTATAATATCATCATTCAAGGGTTTCTCAAGCATGAGGATTTACCAAAAGCATCAGAACTAATCAACGAAATGGTTGATAAGGGGTTCTCTGCTGATGATGCTACCACAGAATTGGTAGTATATTTATCGCGGAATAATAATCTCATTCTGAGGCTTTTAAAGGTGCGCAATGAGGGATCAGCAAACTAA